The proteins below are encoded in one region of Metabacillus dongyingensis:
- the pgeF gene encoding peptidoglycan editing factor PgeF, with protein MTQQPFQLQHETYLNSPIWEKLNDELVVGFTTKNGGISCGDFHSLNLGLHVLDKPENVVLNRRRLADELNSPLENWICADQVHDSSIYKVSQSDRGKGILDYESAIRATDGLYTQEENLMLALCYADCVPLYFYEHEKKLIGTAHAGWKGTVKDIGGKMIQTWIKDEEADAASIYAIIGPSIGPCCYVVDDYVIEKVNQVIRTTDALPYHEVSAGQYSLDLKQLNKQLLIHAGVKEDRILTSSLCTSCESSKFFSHRRDSGSTGRMFSFIGLTRRRKQL; from the coding sequence ATGACTCAGCAGCCGTTTCAACTGCAGCATGAAACTTATTTGAACAGCCCGATCTGGGAAAAATTAAATGATGAGCTTGTTGTCGGTTTTACAACCAAAAACGGCGGGATAAGCTGCGGAGATTTCCACTCGCTGAATCTTGGCCTGCATGTATTGGACAAACCAGAAAATGTTGTTTTAAATCGAAGACGATTAGCAGATGAGCTGAACTCACCTCTAGAAAACTGGATTTGTGCCGATCAGGTCCATGACAGCAGCATTTATAAAGTAAGTCAATCAGATAGAGGCAAAGGTATACTTGATTATGAATCTGCAATCCGTGCAACGGATGGCCTGTATACACAAGAAGAGAATTTGATGCTTGCTCTTTGCTATGCAGACTGTGTTCCTTTGTATTTTTATGAACATGAAAAAAAGCTGATTGGAACAGCACATGCCGGCTGGAAAGGCACTGTCAAAGACATAGGCGGTAAAATGATCCAAACATGGATAAAGGACGAAGAAGCTGACGCTGCCTCCATCTATGCAATAATTGGTCCCTCAATCGGACCCTGCTGCTATGTGGTTGACGATTACGTTATTGAAAAAGTCAATCAAGTTATACGGACTACTGATGCGCTGCCATATCACGAAGTATCTGCAGGTCAGTATTCTCTAGATCTAAAACAGCTGAACAAACAATTGCTGATTCATGCAGGTGTGAAAGAGGACCGGATTTTGACGAGTTCTTTATGTACAAGCTGTGAATCATCCAAGTTTTTTTCACATCGCAGAGACTCAGGATCGACTGGGAGAATGTTCAGTTTTATCGGTTTAACGAGGAGGCGCAAGCAGCTATGA
- a CDS encoding permease, translating into MNSIFISILIEAMPFVLLGVFISGIIQIFITEQMVSKFIPKNRFLSVLYGTFIGALFPACECGIIPIVRRLILKGVPLHMGIAFMLTGPVINPIVLFSTYVAFGNNWDIMLYRGGLAIIVSIIVGLIISFQYNSQQLLEKKTLDVHNHDLIGEPHFFQKLLGALQHAVDEFFSVGKYLIIGAFIAAAMQTFIKTSTLLAIGQNEVSSSAVMMGLAFILSLCSEADAFIASSFTSTFSTGSIVAFLVYGPMIDIKNMLMMLDAFKKKFVFTLIAYITILVLIGSLLI; encoded by the coding sequence ATGAATTCCATTTTTATAAGTATTTTAATAGAAGCAATGCCTTTTGTACTTTTGGGAGTATTTATTTCGGGCATCATCCAAATTTTCATTACAGAGCAGATGGTTTCTAAATTCATTCCTAAAAACCGTTTTCTTTCTGTTCTTTATGGTACGTTTATTGGCGCATTATTTCCTGCATGTGAATGCGGGATTATCCCAATTGTCAGAAGGCTTATTTTAAAAGGAGTACCCTTGCATATGGGAATCGCGTTTATGCTGACTGGGCCAGTTATTAACCCAATTGTCTTATTTTCAACCTATGTTGCATTCGGCAATAATTGGGACATTATGCTTTATCGCGGAGGGCTTGCAATCATTGTCTCCATTATAGTCGGCCTGATTATCTCATTTCAGTATAATAGTCAACAGCTTTTAGAGAAAAAAACACTAGATGTTCATAATCATGATTTAATAGGTGAACCTCATTTCTTTCAAAAACTTTTGGGAGCCCTGCAGCACGCTGTCGATGAATTCTTCTCAGTGGGAAAATACTTAATTATTGGAGCTTTCATTGCGGCTGCGATGCAAACATTTATTAAGACATCTACCTTGCTTGCGATAGGACAAAATGAAGTATCTTCGTCAGCCGTCATGATGGGCCTGGCATTTATCTTATCTCTGTGTTCAGAAGCGGATGCTTTTATTGCATCTTCATTTACAAGCACTTTTTCAACAGGATCAATTGTTGCCTTCTTAGTTTACGGCCCTATGATCGATATAAAAAATATGCTTATGATGCTTGATGCTTTCAAGAAAAAATTTGTTTTTACATTAATAGCCTATATCACAATTTTAGTGCTGATTGGCTCACTGCTTATCTAA
- a CDS encoding YggS family pyridoxal phosphate-dependent enzyme has protein sequence MSVADNLNEINARIENTCSKIGRNPNEIQIIAVTKYVDIDRAKEALSAGISHLGENRNEGLSEKYTAIGSEAKWHFIGTLQTRKVKEIIGKADYIHSLDRISLAKEISKRADNKIDCFIQVNTSGEESKHGMAPNEVLPFVNELGSFPYINVAGLMTMAPNTDDTTVLRQSFARLRELSEEVRALNLPYAPCKELSMGMSNDFEIAIEEGATFIRIGSALVG, from the coding sequence ATGAGTGTAGCAGACAACTTAAATGAAATTAACGCCCGAATTGAAAATACATGTTCTAAAATAGGACGAAATCCTAATGAAATTCAAATCATTGCAGTTACTAAGTATGTAGATATAGATCGTGCAAAAGAAGCGTTAAGTGCTGGCATCAGTCATCTTGGAGAAAACAGGAATGAAGGGCTCAGCGAAAAATATACAGCAATAGGATCAGAGGCTAAATGGCACTTTATCGGAACACTGCAGACTAGAAAAGTGAAGGAGATCATCGGGAAAGCAGATTATATTCATTCCCTTGACAGAATTTCACTGGCAAAAGAAATCAGCAAACGTGCCGATAATAAAATAGACTGCTTTATCCAGGTAAATACATCAGGCGAAGAATCTAAGCACGGTATGGCTCCAAATGAGGTTTTGCCATTTGTTAATGAACTCGGCAGCTTTCCATACATAAACGTAGCAGGATTAATGACAATGGCTCCTAATACAGATGATACAACTGTTTTAAGGCAATCATTCGCCAGATTAAGGGAATTAAGTGAAGAAGTAAGAGCGCTTAACTTGCCTTACGCCCCGTGCAAAGAGCTTTCAATGGGCATGTCGAATGATTTCGAGATTGCGATTGAAGAAGGCGCAACCTTCATACGTATAGGCTCTGCCCTGGTAGGATAA
- the sigE gene encoding RNA polymerase sporulation sigma factor SigE — MKKLKLHVTYLWYKLLMKLGLKTDEIHYIGGSEALPPPLSKDEEEVLLRKLPGGDQAARSILIERNLRLVVYIARKFENTGINIEDLISIGTIGLIKAVNTFNPEKKIKLATYASRCIENEILMYLRRNNKIRSEVSFDEPLNIDWDGNELLLSDVLGTEEDIITKDLEANVDRKLLLKALQQLNDREKQIMELRFGLQGGEEKTQKDVADMLGISQSYISRLEKRIIKRLRKEFNKMV, encoded by the coding sequence ATGAAAAAACTAAAATTGCATGTGACTTATCTATGGTACAAATTATTAATGAAGCTTGGACTTAAAACAGATGAAATTCACTACATAGGCGGAAGTGAAGCCCTGCCGCCTCCGCTTTCAAAGGATGAAGAAGAAGTCCTGCTCAGAAAGCTGCCAGGCGGAGATCAGGCCGCACGCTCCATTTTAATTGAGCGGAACCTTCGATTGGTTGTTTACATCGCCCGCAAATTTGAGAACACGGGCATCAACATTGAAGATTTAATCAGCATTGGAACAATCGGATTAATCAAAGCAGTCAATACCTTTAATCCTGAAAAGAAAATTAAGCTTGCCACATATGCATCACGATGCATCGAAAATGAAATCTTAATGTATTTGCGCCGCAATAATAAAATTCGTTCAGAAGTTTCCTTTGATGAACCTTTAAACATTGACTGGGATGGAAATGAGCTTCTCCTTTCGGATGTGCTTGGAACAGAGGAAGATATTATTACAAAAGATCTGGAAGCAAATGTTGACCGAAAATTGCTTTTGAAGGCCCTTCAGCAGCTGAATGACAGGGAAAAGCAAATTATGGAGCTGCGTTTCGGGCTTCAAGGGGGAGAAGAAAAAACCCAAAAAGATGTCGCAGATATGCTTGGGATATCCCAGTCCTACATTTCAAGGCTTGAAAAAAGAATTATTAAAAGATTGCGTAAAGAATTCAATAAAATGGTCTAA
- the sigG gene encoding RNA polymerase sporulation sigma factor SigG, whose amino-acid sequence MDMCIFFPPKEILNSVQQLLLGGKDVARNKVEICGVDTSKLPVLKNEEMRILFREMQSGELSAREKLVNGNLRLVLSVIQRFNNRGEFVDDLFQVGCIGLMKSIDNFDLGQNVKFSTYAVPMIIGEIRRYLRDNNPIRVSRSLRDIAYKALQVREQLMSKTSREPTAEEISRVLEVPHEEIVFALDAIQDPVSLFEPIYNDGGDPIYVMDQLSDEKNRDSHWIEEIALKEGMRRLNDREKLILRKRFFQGKTQMEVAEEIGISQAQVSRLEKAAIKQMNKNIQN is encoded by the coding sequence ATGGACATGTGCATATTTTTCCCACCTAAGGAGATACTTAACTCTGTACAGCAGCTCCTGTTAGGAGGGAAAGATGTGGCAAGAAATAAAGTTGAAATTTGCGGAGTAGATACTTCCAAACTTCCAGTCCTAAAAAATGAGGAAATGAGAATTTTGTTCAGGGAAATGCAAAGCGGTGAACTATCAGCTAGAGAAAAGCTGGTAAACGGCAATTTACGCCTGGTTTTAAGCGTCATTCAGCGTTTTAACAACCGGGGAGAATTTGTTGATGACCTGTTTCAAGTTGGCTGCATTGGACTTATGAAATCGATTGATAATTTCGATCTTGGCCAAAATGTAAAATTTTCAACTTATGCTGTACCCATGATAATTGGGGAAATCAGAAGATATTTGCGGGACAATAATCCAATCCGCGTATCAAGATCTCTTCGTGATATTGCCTATAAAGCTTTGCAGGTCAGAGAACAATTAATGAGCAAGACCTCAAGGGAACCTACCGCTGAAGAGATTTCCCGGGTTCTAGAAGTTCCTCATGAAGAAATTGTTTTTGCTCTAGACGCTATTCAAGATCCTGTTTCTCTGTTTGAACCGATTTACAATGATGGGGGCGACCCGATTTATGTAATGGATCAGCTTAGCGATGAGAAAAACCGAGATTCTCATTGGATAGAAGAAATCGCTTTAAAAGAAGGAATGAGACGGCTGAATGACCGTGAAAAGCTGATTCTCAGAAAGCGATTCTTTCAAGGGAAAACTCAAATGGAAGTAGCAGAAGAAATAGGTATTTCTCAAGCACAGGTTTCAAGACTTGAGAAAGCTGCAATCAAACAAATGAATAAGAACATACAAAATTAG
- the spoIIGA gene encoding sigma-E processing peptidase SpoIIGA yields the protein MSIYLDVIWFLNFSFDLLLLLLTAILLKRKIWKLRIVIGALIGSSIILLMFTPFASLAVHPFGKLLVSIMMVLSAFGFKRFKYFAQSLFTFYFVTFMVGGGMIGAHYFIQTEIGIFDGILMTNKGGFGDPISWLFVLIGFPAAWIFSRKRLDDLEMKKIQYDQIVSVSIKIGDISFCLKGLIDSGNQLYDPISKSPVMIVDAQKAAEYLPDPLISIALQEDVMAALAASEEPHPLENRVRIIPFRVVGKSNQFLIGLKPDEVIITTADETIQVPKAIVGLNRTSLSPEEEYECIVHPKMLQSGSIQDVS from the coding sequence GTGTCAATCTATTTAGATGTTATCTGGTTTTTAAATTTTTCCTTTGATTTACTGCTGCTTCTTCTTACCGCTATTTTATTGAAAAGGAAAATTTGGAAGCTGCGGATTGTGATTGGTGCCCTAATTGGATCGAGTATTATTCTATTGATGTTTACTCCATTTGCTTCTTTAGCGGTTCACCCTTTCGGAAAACTCTTGGTCTCGATTATGATGGTGCTGTCAGCCTTTGGTTTTAAACGGTTTAAATATTTTGCCCAGTCACTGTTTACCTTTTATTTTGTCACCTTTATGGTAGGCGGCGGTATGATTGGGGCCCATTACTTTATTCAGACGGAGATTGGCATTTTTGATGGTATTCTGATGACAAACAAAGGAGGCTTTGGTGATCCGATCAGCTGGCTGTTTGTCTTAATCGGTTTTCCTGCAGCTTGGATTTTTTCAAGGAAACGGCTCGATGATTTAGAAATGAAAAAAATTCAGTATGATCAAATCGTTTCAGTATCAATAAAAATCGGTGATATTTCATTCTGTTTAAAAGGGCTGATAGACAGCGGCAATCAGCTTTATGATCCTATATCAAAAAGTCCCGTTATGATTGTAGATGCGCAGAAAGCAGCTGAATATTTGCCTGATCCCCTTATATCTATTGCCTTACAAGAGGATGTCATGGCAGCACTTGCAGCTTCTGAGGAACCACATCCGCTAGAGAACAGGGTGCGGATTATTCCATTTCGGGTAGTAGGAAAGTCCAATCAATTTTTAATCGGTTTAAAACCAGATGAAGTGATCATCACCACTGCGGATGAGACCATCCAGGTACCTAAAGCAATTGTCGGATTAAACCGAACAAGCCTGTCGCCTGAAGAAGAATATGAATGCATCGTTCATCCGAAGATGCTTCAGAGCGGGTCCATACAAGACGTCTCTTGA
- a CDS encoding TIGR03943 family putative permease subunit, which yields MFRILLLMAFTYFFFHLHASGNITKYINMKYAYLSYSAIFIFTLFTAIQAYTYFKTPEEGECETNCCHHDHHHDKPSSIGRFLLSCVFIYPLIAGFFFPIAKLDSTIVKAKGFTFQNIENSGEFSRNQYLMPDTSVYYGKEGHYDLMHEELRKYSKQSSIQLNDVNYLKALETIYQFPGEFTDKTIQFDGFAFKGESIKKNQIFVLRFGIIHCIADSGVYGLLVELPEEVNLKDDEWAQVKGTLSSIYYQPFKSEIPYLKAESWKKIKEPKDPYVYRGY from the coding sequence TTGTTCCGAATCTTGCTGTTAATGGCATTTACTTATTTCTTTTTTCACCTTCATGCTTCTGGAAATATTACAAAGTATATTAATATGAAGTATGCATACTTGTCTTATAGTGCAATTTTCATTTTTACCCTCTTCACTGCCATTCAGGCCTATACTTATTTTAAAACACCTGAAGAAGGGGAATGTGAAACAAACTGCTGCCATCATGATCACCATCATGATAAACCGTCCAGTATAGGCAGATTTTTACTCAGCTGCGTTTTTATATACCCGTTAATTGCAGGTTTCTTTTTTCCGATTGCCAAATTGGATTCTACTATTGTTAAAGCAAAAGGCTTTACCTTTCAAAACATCGAAAATTCCGGTGAATTTTCACGTAATCAATATTTAATGCCGGATACAAGTGTTTATTATGGGAAAGAGGGACATTATGATTTAATGCATGAGGAACTGAGAAAATATTCTAAACAGTCTTCCATTCAATTAAATGATGTAAATTATTTAAAGGCGCTTGAAACGATTTATCAGTTTCCGGGTGAGTTTACAGATAAAACCATTCAGTTTGATGGATTTGCTTTTAAGGGAGAATCCATTAAGAAAAATCAGATTTTTGTTTTGCGTTTCGGTATTATACACTGCATCGCAGATTCGGGGGTTTACGGACTGCTTGTAGAACTTCCTGAAGAAGTCAATTTAAAAGATGATGAATGGGCTCAAGTAAAAGGTACGTTATCTTCAATTTATTATCAGCCTTTCAAGTCTGAAATCCCTTATTTAAAGGCTGAATCATGGAAAAAAATCAAAGAGCCGAAAGATCCGTATGTCTACAGAGGATATTAA
- a CDS encoding YlmC/YmxH family sporulation protein translates to MMNISEFQTKDVVNVSDGKKLGIVSDFDINVTTGKIQAVIISGTGKVLGFFGKDEELVVPWRNIVKIGEDVILVRVNREIDQNNELI, encoded by the coding sequence ATGATGAATATCTCTGAATTTCAAACGAAAGATGTTGTCAATGTTTCAGATGGCAAGAAGCTTGGGATTGTATCAGATTTCGATATAAATGTAACAACAGGGAAAATTCAGGCAGTGATTATTAGCGGAACTGGCAAAGTGTTAGGTTTTTTTGGGAAAGACGAAGAACTGGTTGTTCCCTGGAGAAATATCGTGAAAATTGGAGAAGATGTTATATTAGTGCGTGTAAATAGGGAGATAGACCAAAATAATGAATTAATTTAA
- a CDS encoding S8 family peptidase yields MRKKHVKLLSILSIFILLLTMLAPSVSTASSKSGVSTSVKDQKNIVAGKVSKKLSQAFEKDEKVTFLIKLKDQVDTGKVAKDAMKEAAKDKDSKAQAKYEKRSAVVSSLRAKAIETQQNLKTYLTKEVKAGNAKGIQSFYIVNGLAVTATEEVMEQVAAFPEVEKVLPNEMRQLHTESAKKEKAVQKSVESKAAQASTEWNIDQIGAPAAWEMGIDGSGTVVASIDTGVQWDHPALKDKYRGYNPAAPESPDHEFSWFDATAAQSAPYDDQGHGTHVTGTMVGAEPNGSNQIGVAPGAKWIAVKAFTADGGSDADLLAAGEWIIAPKDADGNPHPEMAPDVVNNSWGGGAGLDEWYRPMVQAWRAADIFPEFSAGNTTLFNPGGPGSIANPANYPESFATGATDINNQLGTFSLQGPSPYDETKPDISAPGVNIRSSVPGSAYEGGWNGTSMAGPHVAAVVALLRQVDSSITVDEIEEVLTTTATPLTDSTFASSPNNGYGHGLVNAYDAVSSLMTGLGKVKGQVAKEGEDTEAPVFLHTAPGETFAGMNLPLTIAVQDNVSVTNVSLHYQDNSGDWQIAEAQRISGDYLDGVYEAVIPGSAITEGTIVYKWKAVDFGANEVVSDEYEIDVQPGISTGYEQDFESGALGFTSYGTKNSWEHGVPINGPGNAASGENVFATNLDGDYENGANMNLLMPPIDLPQEGQTFLQFKQWHELEARYDFGHVFVSTDQENWTQVLRVNGVTTGWIDGQVDLTQYAGQRIYVQFNVTTDGSVVKDGWYLDDVKLTNTALETPSKAGLGIDKKPVSDTKAGKEKKDKVYPDKISPAPYVKKSSASQENAEPAALPLRAQVSVLETGRSTYSSLQDGSYEIVHGAGSFTLQAEAYGYESETQAVTIENDGVTEANFILEEKPQGTVSGTITNEVTGEPVPNASLLLVEDAAITPVQTNSEGEYAIVAYEGDYTLKAMAPSYYGEDVQIEIEADQTMIQNVTLKPFIGYPGEIGYDDGSAENARAFNAAGNGWAVKMSLAEGNERAMVTGGLFRFWDTEWPVPGGTEFQVAIYDASGTDGAPGKKLAGPIDAAALRNGEWTMVNLLDQGVLVEGDFYMVYIQTKANPNSPGLATDENGENAGRSYQMVGGAWSASPAEEGNYMIRAIVNYEVTAPEITSPKDGTYTNQEKAVVEGKASPTTTVHVYNGSSEAAAVQAAENGTFRAEVTLQEGENVLTAKSSTEAGMTDASNAVKITLDKTKPQFTVENPKNGEKFNTEALTVSGTVTDENLDWIKVNGQKASVKDGTFSKRILLENGENIITVLASDKASNRLKKTVKVYVKYDAPIIENIQPSADKYIKSGESVKIEFTSEEDLDATFVLHMPLTNASIQNATELPLRETSPGHYEGYYTATSNMKADGARIEVIARDDFGNETRKIAEGKLFINGKQPAK; encoded by the coding sequence ATGCGGAAGAAACATGTTAAACTGCTCAGTATTTTGTCAATTTTTATCCTGCTTCTCACAATGCTTGCTCCGAGTGTTTCAACAGCAAGCTCAAAATCTGGAGTCAGCACCTCTGTAAAAGACCAGAAAAACATAGTGGCTGGGAAAGTCTCCAAAAAATTGTCTCAGGCATTCGAAAAAGATGAAAAAGTAACGTTTCTCATAAAGTTAAAAGATCAAGTTGATACGGGTAAAGTGGCTAAAGATGCGATGAAAGAAGCAGCTAAAGATAAAGACTCCAAAGCCCAGGCAAAATATGAAAAACGTTCTGCTGTTGTCTCTTCGCTAAGAGCAAAAGCGATTGAAACACAGCAAAATCTTAAAACATACTTAACTAAAGAAGTGAAAGCTGGCAATGCGAAAGGTATTCAATCGTTTTACATCGTAAATGGACTGGCTGTAACTGCTACGGAGGAAGTGATGGAGCAGGTTGCAGCATTTCCTGAGGTAGAAAAAGTGCTTCCAAATGAAATGCGGCAATTACACACTGAGTCCGCCAAAAAAGAAAAGGCTGTCCAAAAGTCAGTGGAATCTAAAGCGGCGCAAGCAAGCACAGAATGGAATATCGACCAAATTGGCGCACCTGCTGCCTGGGAAATGGGCATCGACGGGAGCGGAACAGTTGTTGCTTCCATTGATACGGGAGTTCAGTGGGATCATCCGGCATTAAAGGATAAATACCGGGGTTATAACCCTGCAGCACCTGAATCACCTGATCATGAATTCAGCTGGTTTGATGCTACTGCTGCCCAATCAGCTCCATATGATGATCAAGGTCACGGAACACATGTTACAGGTACGATGGTAGGGGCTGAACCAAACGGAAGCAATCAAATTGGCGTAGCTCCTGGTGCAAAATGGATAGCTGTTAAAGCATTTACGGCAGATGGCGGATCAGATGCAGATTTATTGGCAGCTGGAGAATGGATTATTGCCCCAAAAGATGCTGATGGCAATCCCCACCCGGAAATGGCGCCTGATGTTGTCAACAATTCATGGGGCGGAGGAGCTGGACTTGATGAATGGTACAGGCCAATGGTCCAAGCCTGGCGTGCAGCTGATATTTTTCCGGAATTTTCAGCTGGAAACACGACTTTATTCAATCCTGGAGGACCTGGTTCAATCGCCAATCCAGCAAACTATCCGGAATCCTTTGCTACAGGAGCGACTGACATAAATAATCAATTGGGTACATTTTCTCTGCAGGGACCATCACCTTATGATGAAACGAAACCAGATATATCCGCTCCTGGCGTAAATATTCGTTCATCGGTCCCAGGAAGTGCTTATGAAGGCGGATGGAATGGCACATCAATGGCAGGCCCGCATGTTGCAGCTGTAGTTGCGCTGCTTAGACAAGTTGACTCCTCTATTACTGTTGACGAAATTGAGGAAGTACTGACCACAACGGCCACACCGCTTACTGATTCAACGTTTGCAAGCTCCCCAAACAATGGATATGGTCATGGACTAGTCAACGCATATGATGCCGTTTCCTCTCTTATGACAGGGCTTGGCAAAGTAAAAGGTCAAGTAGCAAAAGAGGGAGAAGATACTGAGGCTCCTGTCTTTTTGCACACAGCTCCAGGTGAAACCTTTGCAGGCATGAATCTGCCGCTCACTATTGCTGTTCAGGATAACGTGAGTGTAACGAATGTCTCACTTCATTATCAGGATAACAGTGGAGATTGGCAAATCGCTGAAGCTCAAAGAATTTCAGGAGATTATCTGGACGGAGTATACGAGGCGGTCATACCTGGCAGTGCGATAACGGAAGGCACAATCGTATACAAATGGAAGGCGGTCGACTTTGGTGCAAACGAAGTCGTTTCTGATGAGTATGAAATTGATGTACAGCCAGGGATTTCAACTGGTTATGAACAGGATTTTGAGTCTGGAGCGCTTGGCTTTACATCTTATGGAACAAAAAACAGCTGGGAGCATGGAGTTCCAATAAATGGACCTGGCAATGCAGCTTCAGGTGAAAACGTATTTGCTACAAATTTAGATGGTGATTATGAAAATGGCGCAAATATGAATTTGCTCATGCCTCCAATTGATCTTCCTCAAGAAGGACAGACATTTTTGCAGTTTAAACAATGGCATGAATTAGAAGCCAGATATGATTTCGGACATGTTTTTGTTTCAACAGATCAGGAAAACTGGACACAGGTATTGCGTGTAAATGGCGTTACAACAGGCTGGATAGATGGACAAGTGGATCTCACGCAATATGCCGGTCAAAGAATTTATGTTCAGTTTAATGTAACGACTGACGGAAGTGTAGTCAAAGATGGATGGTATTTAGACGATGTGAAATTAACAAATACTGCTCTTGAAACACCTAGTAAAGCGGGTCTAGGCATAGATAAAAAACCAGTAAGTGATACAAAAGCCGGAAAAGAGAAGAAAGATAAGGTATATCCTGATAAAATTTCTCCGGCACCATATGTGAAAAAGAGCAGCGCAAGTCAAGAAAATGCAGAGCCGGCAGCACTTCCGCTGCGTGCACAGGTAAGTGTTCTTGAAACAGGGCGCTCAACTTATTCCAGTCTTCAGGATGGAAGCTATGAAATCGTGCACGGTGCCGGATCATTCACCCTGCAGGCGGAAGCTTATGGATATGAATCCGAGACTCAGGCTGTTACTATTGAAAATGATGGTGTAACAGAAGCAAACTTCATTCTGGAAGAAAAGCCTCAGGGTACGGTCAGCGGTACAATAACCAATGAAGTGACTGGAGAGCCAGTTCCGAATGCATCTCTCCTTTTAGTAGAGGATGCTGCCATTACTCCTGTTCAAACGAACAGTGAGGGTGAGTATGCCATTGTTGCTTATGAAGGCGATTATACGCTCAAAGCAATGGCTCCGTCCTATTACGGGGAAGACGTTCAAATTGAAATTGAAGCCGATCAGACAATGATTCAAAATGTAACGTTAAAACCATTCATCGGTTATCCTGGTGAAATCGGGTATGATGACGGCTCTGCTGAAAATGCGCGTGCATTTAATGCTGCAGGCAACGGATGGGCAGTAAAAATGTCCCTTGCTGAAGGAAATGAGCGTGCAATGGTGACGGGAGGATTGTTCCGTTTCTGGGATACTGAATGGCCGGTGCCTGGGGGGACTGAATTCCAGGTAGCTATTTATGATGCATCCGGTACAGACGGTGCACCTGGGAAAAAACTTGCTGGACCAATTGACGCAGCTGCTCTGCGCAACGGAGAATGGACAATGGTGAACTTGCTCGATCAGGGAGTCCTTGTAGAAGGAGACTTCTATATGGTTTATATTCAGACAAAAGCTAACCCGAACTCTCCGGGACTCGCCACAGATGAAAATGGAGAAAATGCCGGACGCAGTTATCAGATGGTCGGAGGAGCATGGTCAGCTTCACCAGCTGAAGAAGGAAATTACATGATTCGTGCAATCGTGAATTATGAAGTGACAGCACCTGAGATCACTTCCCCTAAAGACGGAACATATACGAATCAGGAAAAGGCGGTTGTTGAGGGAAAAGCATCTCCAACAACAACTGTGCATGTATATAATGGAAGTTCTGAAGCTGCTGCAGTACAAGCAGCTGAAAATGGCACATTCCGTGCAGAAGTTACACTGCAGGAAGGGGAAAACGTGCTGACTGCAAAATCCAGTACAGAAGCCGGAATGACAGATGCTTCAAATGCAGTGAAGATTACTCTGGATAAAACGAAGCCGCAATTCACCGTTGAAAATCCTAAAAACGGTGAAAAATTCAATACAGAAGCGTTAACTGTCAGCGGAACAGTGACAGATGAAAACCTTGACTGGATTAAGGTAAATGGACAAAAAGCGTCCGTTAAAGATGGAACTTTCTCTAAGCGGATCCTTCTGGAAAATGGAGAAAATATCATTACTGTTCTTGCTTCTGACAAAGCTTCCAATCGTTTAAAGAAAACAGTAAAAGTATATGTAAAGTATGACGCGCCAATCATTGAAAACATCCAGCCGTCTGCAGATAAATATATTAAATCAGGAGAAAGTGTGAAGATAGAGTTTACTAGTGAAGAAGATCTCGATGCGACATTTGTGCTTCATATGCCGCTCACAAATGCAAGCATCCAAAATGCAACAGAGCTGCCGCTGAGAGAAACGTCTCCTGGCCATTACGAAGGATACTATACAGCGACATCGAACATGAAGGCTGACGGGGCACGGATTGAAGTAATCGCAAGAGATGACTTCGGCAATGAAACAAGAAAGATTGCTGAAGGCAAATTATTCATTAATGGAAAGCAACCGGCGAAATAA